One genomic region from Oscillospiraceae bacterium encodes:
- a CDS encoding electron transfer flavoprotein subunit alpha/FixB family protein — MSDKKILVVADTNEFVSEHILQILSKARSLAEHYRSKVAALCVGTYRQERLETLLYYGAHYVFLFECNRSPSMGGVCDILASVIRQHEPAVVLFPATDWGKAVAAKLSVRLDVGLTADCIDVTLEDDFSFYRTAMNQTMLAKIRYINCNIRMGTIKKDVFVKKTWEYGTTGKIETFPTLLSNDDLDHSFLEILECVQIPQKIGMDLEKVSIAFCVGRGVKKKETCDRISQLAMRCGAGIIGTRAAVEMGLIEKERQIGQSGNSIAPKIYLGFGVSGASQHIVGIKNADLIIAVNTDKKATIFDYADYQIIEDLEDVIAEMEKQLLLVKRERSIVV, encoded by the coding sequence ATGAGTGATAAAAAGATATTGGTGGTAGCCGACACCAATGAGTTTGTTAGTGAACATATTTTGCAGATTCTATCGAAAGCGAGATCCCTCGCGGAACATTACCGAAGCAAAGTAGCGGCTCTGTGTGTAGGGACGTATCGACAGGAGCGTCTTGAGACTTTACTGTATTATGGTGCGCATTATGTTTTTCTCTTCGAGTGTAATCGGTCACCTTCCATGGGAGGGGTTTGTGATATTTTGGCATCGGTTATTCGACAACATGAACCGGCTGTAGTTTTATTTCCGGCAACAGATTGGGGAAAAGCAGTCGCGGCAAAGCTTTCCGTACGATTGGACGTTGGTTTGACGGCAGATTGTATTGATGTGACATTGGAAGATGATTTCTCTTTTTATCGCACCGCGATGAATCAAACGATGTTGGCAAAAATTCGATATATTAACTGTAATATTCGGATGGGAACAATTAAAAAAGATGTATTTGTCAAAAAAACGTGGGAATATGGAACAACAGGGAAAATTGAGACTTTTCCAACCCTACTAAGTAACGATGATTTGGATCATTCGTTTTTGGAAATTTTGGAGTGTGTTCAAATTCCGCAAAAGATAGGAATGGATTTGGAAAAAGTTTCGATTGCTTTTTGTGTTGGCCGAGGAGTTAAAAAAAAGGAGACATGTGACCGTATTTCTCAGCTTGCGATGCGTTGTGGTGCTGGCATCATTGGAACGCGGGCGGCTGTTGAAATGGGTTTGATAGAAAAAGAACGCCAAATTGGTCAGTCTGGAAACAGCATTGCTCCTAAAATATATTTAGGATTTGGCGTTTCAGGCGCAAGTCAGCATATTGTTGGCATCAAAAATGCAGATTTGATTATTGCAGTGAATACAGATAAAAAAGCTACTATATTTGATTATGCCGATTATCAAATTATCGAAGATCTGGAAGATGTTATAGCGGAAATGGAAAAACAACTCTTGCTTGTAAAAAGGGAGAGAAGTATTGTAGTCTAA